TTATATTCCCAATTATCCGGATAAGATTGATAATCAGCAACTTTCTCAACAAAGCTTTCTTTGGTTAAATCTATAATTTTCATATTTCCTGTTTTTAATGATTCATTATTTATTTCTACTTTGCAAAGATAGGGGTATGGTAGAGAAAGAGGGATAGCCATTCTTCCTGTTGTGTTTACAATTTTTCCTTTCCTTAGATATTTTCTAATCAAATTCTAATCTGAAATGAGAGCCTTATAATCGCTTTTATCCAGCCTCTACCGTTGCAGAGTTGTACTTTTGTCGGAAAACAAATTAAGGTAACAAAAAGATTGCGATGAACAGAGCATTTTTATTTTTACTATTTCTTCTATTGGCAGGAAAGATGTGTGCGCAACAGGTTGCAGGCACATTGACACTGAAAGAAGCAGAGCAGCGTTTTTTAGAGCGCAATTTATCGTTGATAGCCGAGCGGTACAATATCGACATGGCACAGGCGCAGGTATTACAAGCCAAATTGTTTGAAAATCCGGTCATTTCGCTGGAACAGAATGTCTACAACCGATTGAACGGGAAGTATTTTGATTTTGGAAAAGAAGGGGAAGCTGTTGTTGAAATAGAACAGGTGATCCATCTTGCCGGTCAGCGGAACAAGCAAGTCCGGCTGGAAAAAATCAATAAGGAAATAGCTGAATACCAGTTTGAAGAAGTAATGCGGACGCTCCGTCAGGAATTGAATGAAAAGTTTGTAGAAGTCTACTTTCTTTCTAAGTCCATTGCCATCTATGAAAAGGAAGTAAATTCCCTGCAAGTACTTTTGGGCGGAATGAAAATTCAGCAGGAAAAGGGAAACATCTCTTTAATGGAAATTTCCCGTCTGGAATCCATGCTCTTCTCCTTGAGGAAAGAGAAGAACGAACGGGAGAATGATTTACTGACTACCAGGGGAGAACTGAATTTATTACTGAACCTTCCGGAAGATACACAAGTTCAACTCTCATTAGACGAAGAAGTACTGCAACAACTGGACCTGTCGCAATTATCATTTGCAGACCTGAAAGCAATCATCAATGAACGGCCCGACCAAAAGATTGCCCGAAGCACAGTGAATGCCTCCCGTGCAAATCTGAAACTACAGAAGTCAATGGCCTTTCCCGAGTTCTCTGTGAAAGGGAATTATGACCGTGTAGGAAACTTTATCAATGACTATTTCGCGATAGGAGTAAGCCTGTCCGTACCTATCTTCAACCGTAATCAGGGAAATATCAAAGCAGCCCGCTTCAGTATCCAGCAGGCGGGAGTGCAGCAGGAATATGCTGCCAATCGTGCCGATATGGAACTCTTCACCGCTTATACGTCTCTGGAGAAAGCGACTCAACTCTATCAATCCACTAATATGGACCTGGAACGTAACTTCGAGAAATTGATCACAGGAGTCAATGAGAATTTCACCAGAAAGAATATCAGCCTGCTGGAATTTATCGACTATTATGACAGCTATAAAGAAACCTGTATCCAACTATACGAGATAAAGAAAAACGTATTTCTCGCTATGGAAAACCTGAATACAGTTGTCGGACAAAATGTATTGAACTACTAATAAACCGACCAATATGAAACGATTAAAGATCACAATCCATAAATTATCAAAGACTATGAACTGGAATAAATTTCTTCCTTGTATATTGTTTGGCAGCCTTTTGGGAGCATGCTCCGGAAAAGGAGAACAACCCAAAGTAGAACCGACTACACTATGCCTGACGGACAGCCTGCTGAGAATCGTATCCGTCGATACCGTGCACGTCTGTGAAGTGGTAGATGAACTGACATTGAATGGACGGGTCACTTTCAATCAGGATCAGGTGGCAAATGTGTATCCGATGTTCGGAGGAACCGTGACGGAACTGCGTGCCGAAATAGGAGACTTTGTTCACAAAGGAGAAGTGCTGGCAGTGATCCGTAGCGGGGAAGTGGCGGATTATGAGAAACAATTGAAAGAAGCTGAACAACAACTCTTGCTGGCCCGGCGGAACATGGATGCCACACAGGATATGTACACTTCCGGCATGGCATCGGATAAAGATGTACTTCAGGCCAAGCAGGAACTGGCAACTGCGGAAGCGGAAGAAAGACGAATCAAAGAAATATTCTCCATTTATCACTTCTCCGGAAATGCTTTTTATCAGCTCAAATCTCCCGTATCAGGCTTTATTGTGGAAAAGCAGATTAGCAGGGATATGCAGCTGCGCCCCGACCAGGGGGATGCGCTGTTTACGATTTCCGGTCTGTCCGATGTATGGGTGATGGCGGATGTGTATGAAAGTGATATTAGTAAGGTTTCCGAGGGAGCTGATGTCCGTATCTCGACTTTGGCATATCCGGAAAGGACATTTACAGGTACGATCGACAAGGCCTATCACCTGTTGGACAGTGAAAGTAAGACAATGAACGTACGCATCAAACTGAAAAACGAGGATTACTTGCTGAAGCCGGGTATGTTTACAAACGTGAGCGTGAAGTGTAAAGCGGAAGATACTTCCATGCCTCGTATCGACTCCCATGCGCTGGTGTTCGAGGGAGGAAAGAATTATGTGGTCACAGTAGAGCCTGACCAGCGTCTGAAGATAAAGGAAGTAGACGTTTACAAACAGTTGAGCAAGGAATGTTATGTCCGTTCCGGTCTTTCCGAAGGAGACAGGGTACTGAATAATAATGTATTGTTAGTGTATAATGCTTTGAATGCGGATTAAAAATCAGAGAATAGTATGCATAAATTCATAGATAATATAGTAGCCTTCTCGCTGAAGAATAAGTTCTTTATATTCTTCTGTACGGTGATTGCCGTTATAGCCGGAGCCGTCTCATTCAAACATACGCCGATAGATGCCTTTCCGGATGTAACGAATACAAAAGTGACGATCATCACGCAATGGGCGGGCCGTAGTGCGGAAGAGGTGGAGAAATTTATCACGATTCCCATTGAGATAGCCATGAATCCCGTACAGAAAAAAACGGATATTCGTTCGACCACTCTTTTCGGACTTTCTGTGATCAATGTAATGTTCGAAGATCGTGTTGATGACTTTACAGCCCGTCAGCAAGTCTACAATTTGCTGAATGATGCCGATCTTCCCGAAGGCGTGACTCCCGAAGTACAGCCTTTGTACGGACCTACCGGAGAAATCTATCGCTACACCCTGCGCAGTGACAGACGTAGTGTACGCGATTTGAAAACGATTCAGGACTGGGTGATCGAACGAAATCTCCGTTCGGTATCAGGTGTAGCTGATATCGTCAGTTTCGGTGGCGAGGTGAAGACATTCGAAGTGAGCGTGAATCCTCATCAGTTGATTAATTACGGAATTACCTCTCTCGAACTTTATGACGCGATAGCCAAGAGTAATATCAATGTAGGAGGAGATGTCATCACGAAAAGTTCTCAGGCATACGTAGTCCGGGGAATCGGTTTGATAAACGATCTGGATGAATTGCGAAACATTGTAGTGAAGAACATCAACGGAACGCCGATTCTCGTAAAGAACCTGGCAGATGTTCACGAATCCTGCCTGCCCCGCCTCGGACAAGTGGGACGAATGGATGAGAACGATGTCGTTCAGGGAATTGTGGTGATGCGTAAAGGGGAGAACCCCGGTGAAGTCATTGCAAATCTGAAAGATAAGATAGAAGAATTGAATCAGAATGTACTTCCTGAAGATGTACGGATAATACCGTTCTACGACCGTGAGGACTTGGTGAACCTGGCGGTAAAAACGGTGACCCATAATCTGATTGAAGGAATATTGTTGGTTACGTTTATTGTGTTAATCTTCATGGCAGATTGGCGGACAACCGTGATTGTTGCGGTGATTATTCCATTAGCTTTGTTATTCGCATTTATTTGTTTACGCGTGATGGGGATGTCTGCCAATCTGCTTTCTATGGGGGCCATTGACTTTGGTATTATTATCGATGGGGCAGTGGTGATGGTGGAAGGTGTGTTTGTCGCTTTGGACAAGAAGGCGAAAGAGGTGGGAATGCCCGCATTCAATGTGATGTCCAAGATGGGACTGATCCGTCATACCGCCAAGGATAAGGCAAAAGCGGTATTTTTCTCCAAACTGATCATCATTACTGCCTTAATTCCTATTTTCTCTTTTCAGAAAGTGGAAGGAAAAATGTTCTCACCTTTGGCATATACATTGGGTTTTGCTTTGCTGGGTGCGCTTATTTTCACATTAACGCTGGTTCCCGTCATGTCGTCCATGTTGCTGAAAAAGAATGTACGCGAAAAGAACAACCGCTTTGTCCATTTCATCAATCAAAAGTGCACGGCTCTTTTTGATACCTTCTATGCTCATCGCAAGCTGACTATCGGACTGGCAACCGTAGTTGCAGGAGTCGGTTTATGGCTTTTCTCTTTCCTCGGGACGGAGTTTCTTCCTCAGCTCAACGAAGGTTCGATCTACATCCGTGCTACGCTGCCGCAAAGTATATCGCTGGATGAATCCGTAACGCTGGCAAATAAGATGAGAAAGAAACTATTGACTTTCCCCGAAGTGAGGCAGGTACTGTCTCAAACCGGACGTCCCAACGACGGAACGGA
This sequence is a window from Bacteroides thetaiotaomicron VPI-5482. Protein-coding genes within it:
- a CDS encoding TolC family protein codes for the protein MNRAFLFLLFLLLAGKMCAQQVAGTLTLKEAEQRFLERNLSLIAERYNIDMAQAQVLQAKLFENPVISLEQNVYNRLNGKYFDFGKEGEAVVEIEQVIHLAGQRNKQVRLEKINKEIAEYQFEEVMRTLRQELNEKFVEVYFLSKSIAIYEKEVNSLQVLLGGMKIQQEKGNISLMEISRLESMLFSLRKEKNERENDLLTTRGELNLLLNLPEDTQVQLSLDEEVLQQLDLSQLSFADLKAIINERPDQKIARSTVNASRANLKLQKSMAFPEFSVKGNYDRVGNFINDYFAIGVSLSVPIFNRNQGNIKAARFSIQQAGVQQEYAANRADMELFTAYTSLEKATQLYQSTNMDLERNFEKLITGVNENFTRKNISLLEFIDYYDSYKETCIQLYEIKKNVFLAMENLNTVVGQNVLNY
- a CDS encoding efflux RND transporter periplasmic adaptor subunit; the encoded protein is MNWNKFLPCILFGSLLGACSGKGEQPKVEPTTLCLTDSLLRIVSVDTVHVCEVVDELTLNGRVTFNQDQVANVYPMFGGTVTELRAEIGDFVHKGEVLAVIRSGEVADYEKQLKEAEQQLLLARRNMDATQDMYTSGMASDKDVLQAKQELATAEAEERRIKEIFSIYHFSGNAFYQLKSPVSGFIVEKQISRDMQLRPDQGDALFTISGLSDVWVMADVYESDISKVSEGADVRISTLAYPERTFTGTIDKAYHLLDSESKTMNVRIKLKNEDYLLKPGMFTNVSVKCKAEDTSMPRIDSHALVFEGGKNYVVTVEPDQRLKIKEVDVYKQLSKECYVRSGLSEGDRVLNNNVLLVYNALNAD
- a CDS encoding efflux RND transporter permease subunit yields the protein MHKFIDNIVAFSLKNKFFIFFCTVIAVIAGAVSFKHTPIDAFPDVTNTKVTIITQWAGRSAEEVEKFITIPIEIAMNPVQKKTDIRSTTLFGLSVINVMFEDRVDDFTARQQVYNLLNDADLPEGVTPEVQPLYGPTGEIYRYTLRSDRRSVRDLKTIQDWVIERNLRSVSGVADIVSFGGEVKTFEVSVNPHQLINYGITSLELYDAIAKSNINVGGDVITKSSQAYVVRGIGLINDLDELRNIVVKNINGTPILVKNLADVHESCLPRLGQVGRMDENDVVQGIVVMRKGENPGEVIANLKDKIEELNQNVLPEDVRIIPFYDREDLVNLAVKTVTHNLIEGILLVTFIVLIFMADWRTTVIVAVIIPLALLFAFICLRVMGMSANLLSMGAIDFGIIIDGAVVMVEGVFVALDKKAKEVGMPAFNVMSKMGLIRHTAKDKAKAVFFSKLIIITALIPIFSFQKVEGKMFSPLAYTLGFALLGALIFTLTLVPVMSSMLLKKNVREKNNRFVHFINQKCTALFDTFYAHRKLTIGLATVVAGVGLWLFSFLGTEFLPQLNEGSIYIRATLPQSISLDESVTLANKMRKKLLTFPEVRQVLSQTGRPNDGTDATGFYNIEFHVDIYPEKDWESKLTKLQLIDKMQEDLSIYPGIDFNFSQPITDNVEEAASGVKGSIAVKVFGKDLYESEKLAVQIDKILNTVQGIEDLGVIRNIGQPELRIELNERQLARYGVAKEDVQSIIEMAIGGKSASLLYEDERKFNIMVRYSEEFRQNEEEIGKILVPAMDGTMVPIKELADITTITGPLLIFRDNHARFCAVKFSVRGRDMGTAVAEAQKKVNASVHLPAGYSLKWTGDFENQQRASKRLAQVVPISIAIIFIILFILFSNARDAGLVLLNVPFAAVGGIAALLITGFNFSISAGIGFIALFGICIQNGVIMISDIKANLKLGSPLQEATKEGVRSRIRPVIMTAAMAAIGLLPAAMSHGIGSESQRPLAIVIIGGLIGATFFALFIFPLIVEVVYERMLYDKNGKLLQRRI